GGGTCGCTTGACCGTTTTGCCTACGTCGTAGCGGGTGGCGGGGTGCCGGTTCTTCGAGCCGGGCGGGCGTCCGGGGCCAGGCCGGTTGGGTTTCGGCGCACGGGCCGGGCAGGGCAGGTTCGGGCGGAGGTTCCTGAACCCGCGGCGGACTCGGGCGGGGGTGAGTTGGCCGGGCTCGGCCGGCTTCTCCCAAGGGCGGCGGAGGTCCGCGGCCAGCGGCCGGGCGAGGCGGAGTTGGGTGTGGGCAGCAATGATCAGCCAGGTCCATCGGTCCGCGGCCCGGGGTGTGCGGAGCTTCGGGCGGGTCCAGCCCAGCGTCTGCTTGATCATCCGGAAGGTGTGCTCAAGATCGAATCTGCGCAGGAACGCATGCCAGCGCAGGTCGACGCCCTCGCCCGACAGGCCGGTGGCCGACGTCCACAGCCAGACGGGGAGTGGATCGTGGCCGCCGGGCAGGCGGTCGACCTGAAGACGGATCAACGTGCCTTCGATGACGGGGAGTTCGCCGGTGTGGTCGATCCACGCGGAGCGGGTAGTCAGACGAGGATGGATACGGTCCCAGACCATCGCGCGAGCGGTGCCGTAGCGGTCGGTGACCTGCAGGGTCGCGGCATCGGGCGCGCCCCAGGTGTCGGGCTTGGCGAAGCGGAACTCCTTGCCGTGCTTCGGCGGGCGCCCGCCCTGCGGCGGCGAGATCCACGGCACCGGGACCGGCTTGCGCATCACCCGGTCCGTGCGCATCCGCCCGAGGACCTCCACCGGCAGTCCTTCCAGCAGATAGGCCATGCGCGGAGCGTCGTACCCGGCGTCGAAGACGACCAGGATGTCGCGGTCACCGACGTGCCAACGGCCCATGTCGATGAGGTCCTCGACCACCCGGCGGACCTGGGCCGCGGTGACCTCGGCGACATCATCGGCCGGCCCCAGCGGCAACGCGTCCAGGATCTGGCACCAGGAGGTGCGGCCCGATTCCAGCGCGGCGACGAAGGAGTAGGGCCAGCCGGGCACGAACTGGTCCGAGGACCGGCCGCTGCGGCCGTAGACGTGGCAGAACAAGCGGTCCGGGCTGGTCGGCGCGTCCGGCCGGAGCCAGTGGGTGACGTCCACCGCCATGACCAGGCGCCCGTCGGCGGCCTCGGGTTGCGGCAGCCCGGCCAGCACCTGCCGCAGCCGCGGCACATCGACGTTCCCGCGGTTCAGCGCGTCGTACATCGCGCCGTGCCCACGCCGGTGCTCGGCCGTCAGTGTGAGGTCCACCGGCGTGGTCACCGGTCCGTCCGCGCACAGCAACGCGTCAGTCAGCTCGAACAGCGTGTCTCCACGCGCGGTCAGGCAATCGAAGAAGTCGTCCCGGAAGTGTGACGCCACCGCGAACGCTTCCCGCTGGACATCGTGATGCAGCAGACTCATTCCCCCACGGCCTTCGTGCTGGTCAGGTGCCTCTTTGGTCGGAGCACAGGATCAGACGAAGGCCGTGTTCACGTCCCCGGAATCCTCGTACGAGCGATCACGTTCGGGGCATCGTTCGAGGTCAGACCATAAGGACAAGCTCAGGAGCGAACCATCGTCATCTCCAGCCACTTGACGAGCTGCAGGAGCTCCAGAGTCAACCTCAGGGGCGGCGGTAGCACAGGGCGACGGCGCCTGTTGTGGGGATGGTGGTGGCGTGGGAAAGCCGCCATTTCGACGAGAGGCCGTCGGGCAGCAGGCGCACTCCTCCGCCGAGGGTCGTCGGGAGCACGGTCAGGCAGAGTTCGTCGATCAGGTCGGCCTTGAGCAGCGCCTTGATGATGCTGGCGCTGTTCAGGACGAGAATGTCGCGGCCCGGCGCGGCCTTGAGGGAGCGTACCTCGGCTTCGAGGTCGCGGGAGACTCGGGCGTTGGCCCATTCCGTCTTGTCCAGGTCGGTTTGCTGCAGGGTCGTGGAGATGACCACCTTGTCGACGGTGGCGAGCCAGTTACCCAGATCGCGAGTCCGGGCCGAACTGGTCGGGTCGCTGGTCAGGCCGGGCCATACGGAGGTGAAGCCCTCCCAGTTGACGCGGCCGACGACCGCTGTGCTTACCCCGCGCCAGATCCCCTCGTACATGATCTCGCTCTGCTCGCTGGTGATGTGCTCCATGGCCCAGCTCATGTCGTCCTCGGGGCCTGTACTGGTGTACCCGTCCATCGAGACGACGGCGTCGGCAATGACCTTGCGCTGCTGTTCGGTGTTCGCAGGCATGGTGGGTCCCTTCTGACTGTTGACGTTCGCCCATAGGACTCCTGGCACCACCGGAACTCATCGCTCGGCGAGCGTCACCGGAACCACTCTGCCCTCGCGCCTCTCGCGCTTATGGAGGCGCCTGCCAGCGTGTGTATCGGAGATGGGATGCCGTTCGCTGGCAACCAACAATCCCTTCGTCACTCACCGTGGTTGTGGGACAGCTTCTGAGCTTGTTCTTTATGGTCTGACCTGGTCACGTTCGGCGATGGTCTCGGGTCGCTTGACGGTTTTGCCCACGTCGTAGCGGGTGGCGGGGTGCCGGTTCTTCGAGCCGAGTGGCCTGCCAGGGCCGGGCCGGTTGGGTTTGGGCGCACGTGCCGGGCAGGGCAAGTTGGGGCGGAGGTTCCTGAACCCCCGGCGGACCCGGGCGGGAGTGAGCCGACCGGGCTCGGCCGACTTCTCCCAGGGGCGACGGAGGTCCGCGGCCAGCGGCCGGGCGAGGCGGAGTTGGGTATGGGCCGCGATGACCAGCCAGGTCCACCGGTCCGCCGCCTCGGGGGTGCGGAGCTTCGGGCGGGTCCAGCCGAGCGTCTGCTTGATCATCCGGAAGGTGTGCTCCAGGTCGAATCTGCGCAGGAACGCCTGCCAGCGCAGGTCGACGCCCTCGCCCGACATGCCGGTGGCTGACGACCATAGCCAGACAGGGAGCGGATCGTGGCCGCCTGGCAGGCGGTCGACTTCCAGGCGGATCAACGTGCCCTCGATGACGGGGAGTTCGCTGGTATGGTCGATCCACGCGGAGCGGGTGGTCAGCCGGGGGTGAATGCGGTCCAGGCCATCACGCGAGCGGTGCCACAGCGGTCGGTGACCTGCAGGGTCGCGGCATCGGGCGCGCCCCAGGTGTCGGGCTTGGCGAAGCGGAACTCCTTGCCGTGCTTCGGCGGGCGCCCGCCCTGCGGCGGCGAGATCCAGGGAACCGGGACGGGTTTGCGCATCACGCGGTCCGTGCGCATCCGCCCGAGGACCTCCACCGGCAGTCCTTCCAGCAGATAGGCCATGCGCGGAGCGTCGTAGCCGGCGTCGAAGACGACCAGGATGTCGCGGTCACCCGCGTGCCAACGGCCCATGTCGATGAGGTCCTCGACCACCCGGCGGACCTGGGCCGCGGTGACCTCGGCGACATCATCGGCCGGCCCCAGCCGCAACGCGTCCAGGATCTGGCACCACGAGGTCCGGCCCGACTCCAACGCGGCAACGAACGAGTAGGGCCAGCCGGGGACGAATTGGTCCGACGAGCGTCCGCAGCGGCCGTAGACGTGGCAGAACAAGCGGTCGGCACTGCACGGAGCGTCCGGCCGCAGCCAGTGGGTGACGTCCACCGCCAGGACCAGACGCCCGTCGGCGGCCTCGGGCTGCGGCAATCCGGCCAATACCTGCCGCAGTCGCGGCACATCGACGTTCCCGCGGTTCAGCGCGTCGTACATCGCGCCGTGCCCACGCCGGTGCTCGGCCGTCAGTGTGAGGTCCACCGGCGTGGTCACCGGTCCGTCCGCGCACAGCAACGCGTCGGTCAGCTCGAACAGCGTGTCACCGCGCCGGGTCAGGCACGAGTAGAAGTCGTCCCGGAAGTGTGAGGCGAAGTCGAACGCGTCCCGCCGGGCATCGTGGTGCAGCAAACTCACCTCTGCGGCCTTCGTATGAACCTGATTCCGTGGCGGAACACATGATCACGCGAAGGCCGTCCGCCTGCCCGGCGAGTCCCCGGACGAGCGAGCGCGTGCGATGCGACGTTCGAGGCCAGAGGTTGAAAGACAAGCTGAGCGAGCCCGCCGGACGATCAGTCGCCGAAGTAGGCCTTGGCAACGGCGTAGCTGTCCTCGTAGAGGTGGTAACGGGTGATCCGCCCGTCCCGGACCGTGGTGTGCAGGGCGAACGCGGTTTCGATGTCCCGGCCCGTCTTCTTGACCTCGGAGACCATGCGCCCGATGAGCACCACATCGTCGCCCTCGGCGATGACCTGGCGGAGGTCGAACTCCTTGGCTTGCACATGGATCTGCAGCAGCTCGAAGAACGTCCGCATGCCCTCCGCCGAGTCGACCTCCGGTACCCACGGAATGCCCGGCGGGTGCGGGATTGAGAACGACACCGAGTCGGCGAACAGCGCCGCCGCCTCCGCACTCTTCCCCTCGGCGAGCAGCGGGAACAAGCGTTGCACAGTCTGCGTCGGTGACTCTGCTGTCATGCGTGTCGACCTTACAGGCCGGATATGCGGTGCAAGCCCATCAAGCCCTGATTCAAGAGCACCCTCTAGGCCGTGCCGACATGTGTCGAAGCCGCAAGTCAACCGAGGCGGGGCCGTGCCCGCCTGCCCTGTGGGTGCACGGCCCCGTCGGAGGGCTTCAGCTGAGCTGCTCGGCGAGTCCGACGACGATGCCCTCGGGGCCGCGGACGTAGCAGAGCCGATAGATGTTCTCGTACTGCACGATCTCGCCGACGAGTTCGGCACCGTGGGCCCGCAGGCGGGCAACGACGTCCTCGATGTCGTCGACGGCAAACATGATTCGACGAAGGCCGAGCGTGTTCGCCGGCGCGTCTTTCAGCTCGGGGGTGATGGCCTTCGGCCTGTGGAACTTCGCCAGCTCTACTCGCCCGTGGCCGTCCGGGACCCGCAGCATGGCGATGTCCTGCCGGACGTCATCGAGCCCGATGACACGCTCCGCCCCGCGCCATTCGAGTGGCCCCTTACCCTCGAGCTCCATGCCGAGTTCGACGAAGAATGCAATGACAGCCTCAAGGTCGTCGACGACGATGAGGACGTTGTCCATCCGCTGGATCGTCATGTTGGGCCTCCTTCGTGCGGCACGGCCACGGTAGCCGCTTCTGCCCCTGAGACGGAGCTGAGAAGCCGCCCTCGACGTCCTCGGCCACATTCCCTTCGAGAACCGCAGGGCTGTCAGGATCATGGAGTCTCAGCGAGCGGCCTGCACCACTCAAACCTCGATGGCACGCGCTCAAGGTGCAGTGTCATAGAACAATCAGAC
This genomic window from Streptomyces sp. DG2A-72 contains:
- a CDS encoding VOC family protein, with the translated sequence MTIQRMDNVLIVVDDLEAVIAFFVELGMELEGKGPLEWRGAERVIGLDDVRQDIAMLRVPDGHGRVELAKFHRPKAITPELKDAPANTLGLRRIMFAVDDIEDVVARLRAHGAELVGEIVQYENIYRLCYVRGPEGIVVGLAEQLS
- a CDS encoding NF041680 family putative transposase, with product MSLLHHDVQREAFAVASHFRDDFFDCLTARGDTLFELTDALLCADGPVTTPVDLTLTAEHRRGHGAMYDALNRGNVDVPRLRQVLAGLPQPEAADGRLVMAVDVTHWLRPDAPTSPDRLFCHVYGRSGRSSDQFVPGWPYSFVAALESGRTSWCQILDALPLGPADDVAEVTAAQVRRVVEDLIDMGRWHVGDRDILVVFDAGYDAPRMAYLLEGLPVEVLGRMRTDRVMRKPVPVPWISPPQGGRPPKHGKEFRFAKPDTWGAPDAATLQVTDRYGTARAMVWDRIHPRLTTRSAWIDHTGELPVIEGTLIRLQVDRLPGGHDPLPVWLWTSATGLSGEGVDLRWHAFLRRFDLEHTFRMIKQTLGWTRPKLRTPRAADRWTWLIIAAHTQLRLARPLAADLRRPWEKPAEPGQLTPARVRRGFRNLRPNLPCPARAPKPNRPGPGRPPGSKNRHPATRYDVGKTVKRPETIAERDQVRP
- a CDS encoding nuclear transport factor 2 family protein; the protein is MTAESPTQTVQRLFPLLAEGKSAEAAALFADSVSFSIPHPPGIPWVPEVDSAEGMRTFFELLQIHVQAKEFDLRQVIAEGDDVVLIGRMVSEVKKTGRDIETAFALHTTVRDGRITRYHLYEDSYAVAKAYFGD
- a CDS encoding dihydrofolate reductase family protein codes for the protein MPANTEQQRKVIADAVVSMDGYTSTGPEDDMSWAMEHITSEQSEIMYEGIWRGVSTAVVGRVNWEGFTSVWPGLTSDPTSSARTRDLGNWLATVDKVVISTTLQQTDLDKTEWANARVSRDLEAEVRSLKAAPGRDILVLNSASIIKALLKADLIDELCLTVLPTTLGGGVRLLPDGLSSKWRLSHATTIPTTGAVALCYRRP